The Blastococcus sp. HT6-4 genome window below encodes:
- a CDS encoding aspartate kinase yields MALVVQKYGGSSVASAEHMKRVAERIVAAKKNGDDVVVVVSAMGDTTDELLDLASQITDTPPGRELDMLLTAGERISMALLAIAISEHGYEARSFTGSQAGVITTSSHGRARIIDVTPGRLRDALNEGSVVIVAGFQGVSQDTKDITTLGRGGSDTTAVAVAAALNADVCEIYTDVDGVFTADPRIVPNAKRLETITYEEMLELAASGAKVLMLRCVEYARRYGIPVHVRSSYSQLPGTIVAGSMEDLPVEQAIITGVAHDRSEGKITVFGVPDRPGEAAQLFRVLADAEVNIDMIVQNVSAEASNVADISFTLPKSDGPTALAALEKVKHTVGYTDVSFDQHIGKVSLVGAGMRSHPGVSAKFFGALADAGVNLELISTSEIRISVVCRDTDVDLAVRAVHDAFDLGTEDAQAVVYGGTGR; encoded by the coding sequence GTGGCCCTCGTCGTCCAGAAGTACGGCGGTTCCTCCGTCGCCTCCGCAGAGCACATGAAGCGTGTCGCCGAGCGGATCGTCGCCGCGAAGAAGAACGGCGACGACGTCGTCGTGGTGGTCTCGGCGATGGGTGACACCACCGACGAGCTGCTCGATCTGGCCAGCCAGATCACCGACACCCCACCCGGCCGCGAGCTCGACATGCTGCTCACCGCCGGCGAGCGGATCTCCATGGCTCTGCTGGCCATCGCGATCTCCGAGCACGGCTACGAGGCCCGCTCGTTCACCGGTTCCCAGGCCGGCGTCATCACCACGTCCAGCCACGGCAGGGCGCGGATCATCGACGTCACGCCCGGCCGGCTGCGGGACGCGCTCAACGAGGGCTCCGTGGTCATCGTGGCCGGCTTCCAGGGCGTCAGCCAGGACACCAAGGACATCACCACGCTCGGCCGCGGCGGCTCCGACACCACCGCCGTCGCCGTCGCCGCGGCGCTGAACGCCGACGTCTGCGAGATCTACACCGACGTCGACGGCGTCTTCACCGCCGACCCGCGCATCGTCCCCAACGCCAAGCGTCTCGAGACCATCACCTACGAGGAGATGCTCGAGCTGGCCGCGTCCGGGGCGAAGGTGCTGATGCTCCGTTGCGTCGAGTACGCCCGGCGCTACGGCATCCCCGTGCACGTCCGCAGCTCCTACTCACAGCTTCCCGGCACGATCGTGGCCGGCTCGATGGAGGACCTCCCGGTGGAACAGGCGATCATCACGGGCGTCGCGCACGACCGCAGCGAGGGCAAGATCACCGTCTTCGGGGTGCCGGACCGGCCGGGCGAGGCGGCGCAGCTCTTCCGCGTGCTCGCCGACGCCGAGGTCAACATCGACATGATCGTGCAGAACGTGTCGGCCGAGGCCAGCAACGTCGCCGACATCTCCTTCACCCTCCCCAAGAGCGACGGCCCGACCGCGCTGGCCGCCCTGGAGAAGGTCAAGCACACCGTCGGCTACACCGACGTCAGCTTCGACCAGCACATCGGCAAGGTGAGCCTGGTCGGTGCCGGCATGCGCTCGCACCCGGGTGTCTCGGCCAAGTTCTTCGGCGCGCTGGCCGACGCCGGGGTCAACCTTGAGCTGATCAGCACCTCGGAGATCCGCATCTCCGTGGTCTGCCGCGACACCGACGTCGACCTCGCCGTCCGCGCGGTGCACGATGCGTTCGACCTGGGTACCGAGGACGCCCAGGCCGTGGTCTACGGAGGAACCGGACGATGA
- a CDS encoding aspartate-semialdehyde dehydrogenase has protein sequence MSTSQGLRVGIVGATGQVGRVVRDLLAEREFPLAELRFFASARSAGSTLPWAGGEITVEDAATADPAGLDIAIFSAGATTSRAQAPRFAEAGVTVIDNSSAFRRDPEIPLVVSEVNPGDIAKAHGRIIANPNCTTMAAMPVLKPLHDEAQLVRIVASTYQAVSGSGVAGVEELDGQVKAVVDKAAELTHDGSAVTFPEPQKYVRPIAYNVLPMAGSVVDDGSFETDEEQKLRNESRKILGIPDLRVAGTCVRVPVFTGHSLSLNVEFARELTVERATELLSAAPGVELSDVPNPLQAAGRDPSYVGRIRQDQSVDGARGLVLFVSNDNLRKGAALNTVQIAELIAKTR, from the coding sequence ATGAGCACCAGCCAGGGACTCCGCGTCGGGATCGTCGGCGCCACCGGCCAGGTCGGCCGGGTCGTCCGCGACCTGCTCGCCGAGCGGGAGTTCCCGCTCGCCGAGCTGCGCTTCTTCGCCTCCGCCCGGTCCGCCGGCAGCACCCTGCCGTGGGCCGGCGGGGAGATCACCGTCGAGGACGCCGCCACCGCCGACCCCGCCGGGCTGGACATCGCGATCTTCTCCGCCGGGGCCACCACCTCCCGGGCCCAGGCGCCGCGGTTCGCCGAGGCCGGCGTGACCGTCATCGACAACAGCTCGGCGTTCCGGCGCGACCCCGAGATCCCGCTCGTCGTCAGCGAGGTCAACCCGGGTGACATCGCCAAGGCGCACGGCCGGATCATCGCCAACCCGAACTGCACGACGATGGCCGCGATGCCGGTGCTCAAGCCGCTGCACGACGAGGCGCAGCTCGTGCGCATCGTCGCGAGCACCTACCAGGCGGTCTCCGGCAGCGGGGTGGCCGGCGTCGAGGAGCTCGACGGCCAGGTCAAGGCGGTCGTCGACAAGGCCGCCGAGCTCACGCACGACGGGTCGGCGGTGACCTTCCCCGAGCCGCAGAAGTACGTCCGCCCGATCGCCTACAACGTGCTGCCGATGGCGGGCTCGGTCGTCGACGACGGCTCGTTCGAGACCGACGAGGAGCAGAAGCTCCGCAACGAGAGCCGCAAGATCCTCGGCATCCCCGACCTGCGGGTGGCCGGCACCTGCGTGCGCGTCCCGGTCTTCACCGGGCACTCGCTCTCGCTCAACGTGGAGTTCGCGCGCGAGCTGACCGTCGAGCGGGCCACCGAGCTGCTGTCGGCCGCGCCCGGGGTGGAGCTCTCCGACGTCCCCAACCCGCTCCAGGCCGCCGGCCGCGACCCCAGCTACGTGGGTCGCATCCGGCAGGACCAGAGCGTGGACGGCGCCCGGGGGCTGGTGCTCTTCGTCAGCAACGACAACCTGCGCAAGGGCGCCGCCCTGAACACCGTCCAGATCGCGGAGCTCATCGCGAAGACACGGTGA